In Lepus europaeus isolate LE1 chromosome 22, mLepTim1.pri, whole genome shotgun sequence, the following are encoded in one genomic region:
- the PLEK2 gene encoding pleckstrin-2 produces MEDGVLKEGFLVKRGHIVHNWKARWFILRQNTLLYYKLEGGRRVTPPKGRILLDGCTITCPCLDYENRPLLIKLKTRTSTEYFLEACSREERDAWAFEITGAIHAGQPGKVQQLHILKNSFKLPPHISLHHIVDKMRDSSNGIRSSPNMEQGSTYKKTFLGSSLVDWLISSSFAANRLEAVTLASMLMEENFLRPVGVRSTGAIRSGDLADQFLDDSTALYTFAESYKKKTSSREELSLCTMELSGTVVKQGYLAKQGHKRKNWKVRRFVLRKDPAFLHYYDPSKEENRPVGGFSLRGSLVSALEDNGVPTGVKGNVQGNLFKVITKDDTHYYIQASSKAERAEWIEAIKKLT; encoded by the exons GGTCACATCGTCCACAACTGGAAGGCTCGATGGTTCATCCTTCGGCAGAACACGCTGCTGTACTACAAGCTGGAGGGGGGTCGGAGAGTGACCCCTCCCAAGGGCCGGATCCTCCTGGACGGCTGCACCATCACCTGCCCCTGCCTGGACTATGAGAACCGCCCT CTCCTCATTAAGCTGAAGACTCGGACATCCACGGAGTACTTCCTGGAAGCGTGTTCTCGAGAGGAGAGGGACGCCTGGGCTTTTGAGATAACAGGGGCTATTCACGCAGGGCAGCCGGGGAAGGTGCAGCAACTGCACATACTGAAAAACTCGTTCAAGCTGCCGCCTCACATCAGCCTGCA TCACATCGTGGACAAGATGCGTGACAGCAGCAATGGGATCCGGTCAAGCCCCAACATGGAGCAAGGAAGCACCTACAAAAAGACCTTTCTAG GCTCCTCCTTGGTGGACTGGCTCATCTCCAGCAGCTTCGCTGCCAACCGTCTGGAGGCCGTGACCTTGGCCTCCATGCTCATGGAGGAGAACTTCCTCAGGCCTGTAGGTGTCCGGAGCACGGGAGCCATTCGCTCCGGGGATCTGGCGGACCAGTTTCTGGATGATTCCACGGCCCTGTACACTTTC GCTGAGAGCTACAAGAAGAAGACAAGCTCCAGGGAAGAACTCAGTCTCTGCACCATGGAGTTAAGTGGCACGGTGGTAAAGCAGGGCTACCTGGCCAAGCAG GGGCACAAGCGGAAGAACTGGAAGGTGCGTCGCTTTGTCCTGAGGAAGGACCCCGCTTTCCTGCATTACTACGACCCTTCTAAG GAAGAGAACAGGCCAGTGGGTGGATTTTCCCTTCGTGGTTCCCTCGTGTCTGCTCTGGAGGATAACGGCGTTCCCACTG GGGTTAAAGGGAATGTCCAGGGAAACCTCTTCAAAGTGATTACTAAGGATGACACACACTATTACATCCAGGCCAGCAGCAAGGCTGAGCGAGCGGAGTGGATTGAAGCTATCAAAAAACTAACATGA